The genome window GGCAGTGCCTTGCGGTCGAGCTTGCCGCTCGGGGTCAGCGGCAGTTCTTCGAGGACGACGAACGCGGCCGGGACCATGTACTCCGGCAGGTTCTCCGCGAGGGCGGCACGCAGGGCGTCGAGGTCCGGGGTGCCGTCGGGGACGAGGTACCCGACCAGGCGCTGGTCGCCCGCGCGGTCTTCGCGGGCCAGCACGCACGAGCCGCCGACACCGGGCTGGCGGTCGAGGACGGCCTCGATCTCGCCGAGTTCGACGCGCAGGCCGCGGATCTTGACCTGGTGGTCGGTGCGGCCGAGGTAGTGCAGCGCCCCGGTTTCGTCCCAGCGGGCGAGGTCGCCGGTGCGGTAAAGCCGCTCCCCCGGCTCGAACGGGCTGGCCACGAACCGCTCGGCCGTCAGGCCCGGCCGGCCGTGGTAGCCGCGGGCCAGCTGGATCCCGGCGAGGTACAGCTCGCCCGCCTCGCCGGGCACGACCGGCTGGAGGCGCGCGTCGAGGACGTACGTGCGGGTGTTCCACACCGGACGTCCGATGGGGACGGTCGCTTCACCGGGTGCGCAGGCCCAGTACGTGACGTCGACCGAGGCTTCGGTGGGGCCGTAGAGGTTGTGCAGCTCGACGCCGGGCAGGGTGGCGAAGAAGCGGGCCTGCAGCTCGGCGGGCAGGGCTTCGCCACTGCAGAGGACGCGGCGCAGGCCGGTGCAGGTCGCGGCCGCGGGGTCGAGCAGGAAGGCCTGCAGCATCGACGGGACGAAGTGGACGGTCGTGATCCGCTCGGTGCGGATCAGTTCGGCCAGGTAGGCGGGATCGCGGTGGCCGCCGGGGCGCGCGACGACGAGCGTGGCGCCGGTCAGCAGCGGCCAGAAGAACTCCCACACGGAGACGTCGAAGCTGGACGGCGTCTTCTGCAGCACGCGGTCTTCGGGGGTGAGGCCGTACTGGGCCTGGGTCCAGGCGAGGCGGTTGACGATGCCTTCGTGCGGCACGAGCACGCCCTTGGGGCGGCCGGTCGAGCCGGACGTGTAGATGGCGTACGAGAGGTCCTTCGTGGATGCTTCCGCTTCGGTTTCCGGCCCGGTCGTCAGGTCGAGCTCGTCGAGGAGGATGGTCCCGGCGGTGAAGAGTCCACTGTGGTGGGTCTGCGTGAGGACGACCGGCGCGGCGCTGTCGGCGACCATGTAGGCGAGGCGGTCGGCCGGGTAGTCCGGGTCGAGCGGGACGTAGGCGCCGCCGGCCTTGAGCACCCCCAGCAGGGCGATCACCAGCTCAAGGGACCGGTCGGCGCAGACGCCGGTGAGGACGCCGGGGCCCACGCCCCGCTCGACCAGGAGATTCGCGAGCCGTCCGGCTCGTTCGTGGAGTTCGCGGTAGGTGAGGGTCTCACCCTCGAACACCAGCGCCGTCGCGTCCGGGGTGCGGGCCGCCTGCTCGGTGAGCAGCCGGGTGAGCGTGCGGCCCGCCTCCGGGACGTCGGTGGTGGTGTCGTTCCAGGCCGCCAGCAGCTGCCGGGCGTCGTGGTTCACGGTGATCAGCTCCAGTTCGTTCACTGCCGGCGGGGAAGGTTCAGCGCATCGCGGCGACGAGGCTCGCCGGGCGCAGGTCGGTCCAGTTCTGCTCGACGTACTCCAGGCACGCGGCGCGGGTGTCCTCGCCGTGCACGGTCCGCCAGCCCGCCGGGACGTCCACAGTGGACGGCCAGAGCGAGTGCTGGTTCTCGGCATTGACCAGGACCAGGAAGGTGCCGTTCTCGTCTTCGAAGGGGTTGCTCATGATTTCTTCTCCTCTGTGAGGGCGGCCCGGCCGAGTGCCGGGGTGGCGACGAGCAGGGCGAGCGCGACGAGCGCGACCGCGGCGTGGGCGAGCATGGTGAGCGGGACGCCGAGCGCCTCGACCATGACGCCGATCAGCAGGTTCCCGACCGGCGTGGCGGCCAGGGTGAACAGCGCGAGGATCGACATCACGCGCCCGCGCATCTCCGGCGTGGCCCATCGCTGGGCGAGGCTGACGAGCACGAGCGCCGTCAGGCCGGCGACGAGCCCGAGCGCGAAGAAGGCGGCGATGCCGACGGCCGTCGACCCGGTGGCGAGCAGCGCGAGACACCCGGCCTGCGCGGCGAGCCCAGCGGTGGCGAGCCGCCCGGCCTTCTCGCGCGGCGGCCACTTGACCGACACGACGAAGGCGAGCGACGCGCCGAGCGTCATGGCGGTGAGCAGCCAGCCCGCTCCCTGGCTCCCGCCCAGCAGGACGAGCCCGAGGTTGATCGGCCCGGCCCCGCTGAGTTCGAGCAGCCCGGTGACGATCATGGCGGTCCGCAGGGCAGGCCGTTTCGCGACGTAGCGGCAGCCTTCGCCGACGTCCTTCGCGAGCTGCCGGACCTTGACCCGCTCCCGCGGTTCTTTGCTGGTCAGCGTCTTGGTGTTCCCGGCGGCGACGGCGGAGACGAGGAAGCTGACCCCGTTGACGACGGCGACGGTGACGAGCCCCCCGAGCCCGGCCAGCCACGACCCGAGTGCCCCACCCCCGGCCTGCCCCCCACGCACGGCGGCGAGGTAGACGGCGTTGCCCCGCACCAGGTGCTCGGGCGGGAGCAGGTTAGGCCGCAGCGCGTCGGAGGCGGGGATGAAGAAGGCACTGGCGACGGCCATGACGACGATCAGCCCGGCGAGGAGCGGAACGGAGGGCCCGGCCACGAGCACGGCGGCGGCCCCACCGAGCATGGCCCCGGCCCGCAAGAGATCGGTGGTGATCAGCACCCGCCGCGGCCCGGTCCGATCGGCGACGGCGCCGCCGACCAGGAGGGTGAGGACTTTGGGGAGGGACCCGAGGGCGAGGACCAGGCCGGCGAGCGCGGGCCCGGCGGTGCCGACGAGCGTGACGGAGAGGGCGATGAGCCAGACCGCGTCCCCGAAGGAGGACAGGCCCATGGCGAAGACGAGACCGAGGAAGGGCGCGGGCAGCGCGCGAGGCTTGACGGCGGTGCTCGGTTCGAGAGTGGCCGACCGGGTCTCGGCCGCGGCGGCGGGCAGCGCTTTGCCCGCGCGGCTCGCTTCCGGGCCGGGCGCCACGCCCGCCGCATCGCGAGGCTCGGTCACCGCACCCGGCTCGGCCACGCCCGCACCCGATCCGGCCACCGCGACACCCGGCCTGGCCACCACACCCCGCCCGACCACAGCATCCGGCCCAGCCGCCGCACCGCGAAGCTCGCTCACCGCGACACCCGGCCTGGCCACCACACCCCGCCCGACCGCAGCATCCGGCCCAGCCGCCGCACCGCGCGGCTCGGCCACGGCGCTCATCCCGGCCGCCACCACACCCGGCTCCGCCGCAGCCGCGCGGGGCTCCTCGACGGCAGTCACGACACACCCCCGACCGCGGCGACCCCGGGTCGTGAGTGATGAGTCGGGTTAGAACCCGACTCATCACTCACGACCGGCCGCGCCGGACCTGCCGAGCCGCGCGTCATGACAGCACCTGCTCGCGGACCGGGACGGACGTGCCCGGGAACCAGACGTCCTCCGGGGTCAGCGCGTCCGGCTGGTACTGCCCCAACGCGCTCAGCAGCAGCCGCAGCTCCAAGGCCAGCGCCTCCGCGAACCGCACCAGCCCGGACTCCGGATCCGTGTCGACCGCCAGCAGCGCCGCCCGGCCGAGGCCCGCCGCGCGGGCGCCCAGCGCCAGGACCTTCGCCACCCGGGTGCCTTCCCACATCCGGCCCGACGCCAGCAGGCACCCGGCCGGTGCGCCGATGCGGGACAGGCACTCACCCAGCGGGAGCCCGACCGGGCCGAACGACAACGGCGTCCAGCCCGAACCACCCTCCGCGCCGTCGACCGTCACCGCGTCCGCGCCGGCCTCCCACGCCACCGAAGCCGCCGAAGCGACGTCGCGGCCTGGCGGGAGCTTCACCCACACCCCGGCGCGCGGAAAGTTGTTGCGCATCAGGCGGATCTGCTGCCGCAGGATCTCCGGCGTGAACGTCCCGGGCGAACTGCTCCGCAGCACCGAAGACCCCAGCGTCAGGTCCACCGCATAAAGAGAAGCGAGCGAAGCAGCGTCAGAAGGCGAAACCAGCGTCATCCCACCCAGCCCGGGCTTCGCGCCCTGCCCCACCTTCAGCTCGAACGCCAGCCGCCCGGACTCGAGCAGCGAAGCCGCCGACGGGTCGGAATACACCAGGTTCCAGACCTCCGCGTCGGCGTCCTCCGTGCTCTGCTGCACGACGACGCCGCCGAGGCCGTCCGGGACCGCGTCGCCGTACGCGCGCAGGCGCTCCAGCAACGTGCCCGCCGACGGACCGCCGGCCCGGCCGTGGCCGTGCACCGGGACGACGTTCTCGCCGATCACCATCGGGATCCCGAGCCGGCCGGCCTGCGCCGAAGCCGCCGCGCCGAGCCCCGCGCCCGCCACCTGCGTCGAACCGAACGCCGACAGGTACACCGGCAGCGAGGACGCGAACCCGCCGATCGACGTCGACAGCGAGACGTCGCCGTACAGCGGCTCGCGGCCCAGCTCGATCAGCTTCTCCAGCCGCCGCGGCACGAACACCGGCGGGACCAGCCGCGCCGACTCCAAGAGATCCGCGGAATCGGACGAAGACCCGCCGAACAAGGAAGTCCCATACGAAGTAGCCGAAGGGAACACCGCCGCGGCCCCGGATCGGGCCCGCTCCCGGACGAGATCCTCGGGGAACCCCGAAGCCTGCAACGCGGTCACGGCGAGACCACCCCCGGCAGCTTCGGGAACGCGGTCGCCTGCCACACCGCGTCCAGCCCGGCGACGTACCGCGTGAACCGCTGCACGCCCAGCCCGAACCCGGCGCTCGCCGGGATCCCGGCCCGGACCAGGTCGAGGTACCACGCGTACTTCGCCGGGTTCTCGCCCGTCTCGCGCATCCGCGTGACGATCCGGCCGTAGTCGTGCTCGCGCTCGCTGCCGGAACACAGCTCGCCGTACCCCTCGGGCGCGATCAGGTCGAAGTTGCGCAGCACCCCCGGCGTGGAAACGCTTTCCCGGTCGTAGAACCCGCGCGAGCCCTTCGGGTAGTCGACGAGGAAGAACGGCCGCGCGTGCTTCTCCGACAGGATCGCCTCGCCCGCCCAGTCGATCTCGGCGTCCGCGCTCTGCGGGTGCCCGAGCTCGCGCAGCGTCTCGACGGCGGTCGCGTGCGACAGCCTGCCGAACGCGCCGCCGAGCAGATCGGTGAACGCGCCCGAGTCGCGGCCCAGCGCTTCCAGCACGTCGCCCGCGTCCTCGACGACCCGGCGCACCACGTGCGCCACCAGGTCCTGCAGCAGGTCGAGCACGTCGTCGCGGGACGCCCCCGCGACCTCGACGTCGAGCTGGTGGAACTCGGCCAGGTGCCGGCTCGTGTTCGCCGTCTCCAGCGGCTCGAGCCGGACGTTCGGCGCGACGTAGAAGATCTTCGAAAAGCCCAGCAGCGACGCCTGCTTGTACAGGATCGCGCTGGTCATCAGCTTGTAGCGGTGACCGTAGAAGTCGACGTCCACCTGCTTCGCGCCGCGGCCGCCCGGATCGGTGACCGGGCCGATCACCGGGGGCAGCAGCTCGGTGAAGCCGCGGGCGCCGAGGAACGCGCGTGCCTCGGCGAGCAGCTTGTGCTGGAGGCCCAGCACGTGCCGCGTGGTCTCGGAGGTCAGGTGCGTGCGCGGGTCCGGCGGATCGGTGTACTCCATGGCGTTCTCACTCCCAGCTGGTCGGGCGGTTCAGGACAGGACCGGGTCGAGCCGTCGGCGGTGGTAGGACAGGTCGGCGAGCAGCCGGGTCGCGCTGACCCGGTCGTGGCCGCGGCGGCCGCCCAGCGCGGGCGGCAGCGGCATCCGGCCGGTGTGCCACCACTGGAGGCGGCCTTCGTCGTCGAGCACGCACCGGGTTTCGCCGCCGTTGTCGGGGTGCAGGCAGTACGGGACGTCGAGCAGGCCGCGCTCGAACGCCGCCGGCAGCGCCTCGGTCAGCGTCGGGGCGAGCGAGCGCACCTCGTCGACGAGCAGCCGCGCCTGGGCGTAGACCTCGGTCTCGCCCGGCGGCGCGCCCGGCGCGGGCTGCTCCAGCGCGGTCGCGTGCGCCAGCCGGAGCGCCGAGACGTTCTCTTCGACGGTCGGGATCCGGTGCGCTTCCGCGGTGGTCTTGACGATCAGCCGCTCGGTGCCGGTGCGCACGGCCAGCCGCACGCTCTCGGCGACCAGCTCCCGCGCCCCGGCCGCGGACTCGGGGAACAGCCCCATGTAGGTGTAGAGCACGATGTGGTGGTCCACAGTGGACAGTTCCTCGGCGCACAGCCGCCGCATCGCCCACAGCGCTTCGGCGTCCTGCTCGGGGCTCGTCTGCTGCGCGTAGCTGGCCGACACGCTGCGCACGCCGTGCTCGGCGAAGAACAGGCACTCCAGCACCGACAACGCGACGAGCAGGCCCGGCGGGCACAGCTGGCCGAGCATGCAGCCGCCGAAGCTCTCCAGGTGGCAGTCCACGGCCTGCCCGGCCAGCAGCGACGCCGAGCGCGACCACGACTTCGCCGCCGTCCGCAGCGGCACGCTGCTGTAGGGCAGGCAGTAGGACACCGGCCCGCCTTCGGAAGCGTCGAGACCGGATTCGAGCATCACGGCGAAGATGTCTTCGGGCTGCGCCGAGCCGTGCCGGACCTGGACGGGGAAGCCGGGCAGGTCCGCGACCAGCTCGGCGGTGACGGCCGGGCCCAGCGCCACCAGCGGGTAGCCGTTGAGCGGGACCCCGGACTGGATCGACATCGCGGCGAGGTCGTGCTGCCCGGTGCGGGTGTAGCTGTCGAGCGTCACGGTGCCGACGGCCGGGACGCCGGCCCCGGCCACCGCGTGCAGCCCGCGGCGCATCGCGGCCGGGTCGGAGAACCCCATCCGCGGCTGGACGACGAGCGTCCGGCGGCGGCGGTGCTCGGCCACGAACGCGCTGAACACCGACCGGGCAGCGGTCACCGCAAGGTCCGGATGTTCGCGGCGACGAACTCGCGGAAGGACTCGATCGCCTGGCCGGAATCGCCGGCGCCGACGTGGAAGACCGCGTCGTAGCCCAGCGCCAGCAGCTCGGCCTCCAGCGCGCTGTTCGCGTCGCCGTGGACGCCGAGCTTGCCGCCGATCACGGCGGGCAGGCCGGCCAGGACGGCGTCGGCGCGCAGCGCGGAGATCACCCGGGCGCCGTCGACGTGGCCGTGGCCGTTGATGGTGCTGATCACCAGGCAGTCCGGCCGCTCGGCGCGGCACGCTTCCAGCAGCCGGCCGACCGGGACGCAGGCGCCGAGGTTGACCACCTCGTGGCCCATTTCCTCCATGATCAGCTGGAGGGCGACGAGGTTCCACATGTGCGAGTCGGACTGGACGCTGGACAGGACGAACTTCAGCGCAGGTTCCGCGGACACGGCGGGCCGGTCCGGGGTCTGCTCGATCTGGAAGGTGGTCATCGTGCGTCGCTCCCTGTGCGTTCGGGGAACGTCCGCGGTGCGGGCCGCGAACTTCTCACGACGAATCGTCATCGGCCGGAGCCCGGCGCACATGGGTGCGGCGGCCCCGCATTCCCGCGCCGGCCGCCCACCCCGGTCCGCCTCGCGCGCGGGCGTCGCGGCCCCGCGCGCGAGCGCGGAGTCCGGTGCGCTCCAGGTGCCCCGCATGGGGGATCCCGCCCTCGCCGCGCCCCTCGAACCCCCGGCCGGCCCGCCCGCCGGACGGCCCAACCGCCACGTCCGTCCGGCCTAATCCCCCACTGCGCGACCAGGCGTTTCCCCGCCGGACCCCCCATGAACCCCCAGAACGCCCCCATGCCGGGCGGGAATGCGGGCGTAGCACCCCCATGTAACCGGCGTCACCCGCTGGCATGCTCGATCCCGTGATTCCCCCGCAGCCGAACCCGGCGACCACGACGCTCCCGCCCACCTGGTGGGCGGCCGGGCTGACCCCGCACGAGCGGCGCCCCGACGGCACCCGCCCCGCGTGGGTGGACTTCGCCGAGGCCGCACTTTCACGTGAAAGTGCCGACCTGGGAGCCGCACTTTCACGTGAAAGCGGCGCTTGGCGCGAGGCGTTCGCCGCGGTGTTCCGTCCCTTCACCGACGCGGCCCGTGCCGCGATCGCGGCTGCCGCAGCGGGCTCGCCCGCCGTCGACGCCGCGCCGGTCGCGGACGGCTGCGCCGCGCAGCTCGGCCACCAGCTGGCCGGCCTCGCCGCCCGCACCCTGGTGCTGGAGCTCGGCCGGGCGCGGCACAAGGGGATCCTCGAAGGCGAGACGCCGGAAGCGCGCTTCGCCGACTTCGTCCGCCGGACCGGCACCCCCGCGGGGCTGACCGACCTGCTGCACCGCTACCCGGTGCTCGCCCGGCTCGCCGCGCAGGCGTCGCTGCACGCCATCGCGGCCACCACCGAGCTGCTGGCCCGGTTCGACGCCGACCGCGTGGCCCTCACGGCGTTCACCGGCACCGACCCGGGGCCGCTCGTCGAGGTCAGCGGCGGCACCGGGGACGCGCACCAGCGCGGCCGCTCGGTCCGCGAACTGCGGTTCGCCGGCGGCGCGCGGGTCGTCTACAAGCCGCGCCCGCTCGACCTGCACACGGCGTTCACCGCGCTGGTCGGCTGGCTCAACCCGCGCGTGCCCGGTCTCGAACTGGCGTCCGTCGACGTCCTGGCCCGGCCCGGCTACGGCTGGCTGCGGTTCGTCGAGCACCGGCCGTGCGCGGACCTCACCGAGGTGGACCGCTTCTACCGCCGCCAGGGCGTGCTGCTCGCCCTGCTGCACGCCCTCGACGGGACCGACGTGCACTTCGAGAACATCATCGCGGCCGGCGACCAGCCGGTGCTGATCGACATCGAGACGCTGTTCCAGCCTGTGCTCCCGGCCGAAAGCACCGAAACCGACCCGGCCGCCGAGCTGCTCGCCCGCTCGGTGCACCGGACCATGCTGCTGCCGCAGATGATCGTCGGCGAGCACGGCGCGGTGGACATCTCCGGGCTGGGCGGCGGCCGCGCGGCGGCCCCGGCGCTGGAGCGCGTCGACTGGCTCGACGCCGGCACCGACCGCATGCGGCTGGTCCGGGTGCCCGGCGGTGTCGGCACCGGCGTCAACCGGCCCACCCTCGGCGGCATCGACATCGAGCCCGCCGAGCACGGCGCCGCGCTGCTGGCCGGGTTCCGCGCCGGGTACGACGCCATCGCCGCCGGCGCGACCGAGTTCGCCGCGCTGCTGGAAAGCTGCGCCGGCGCCGGGATCCGCGTCCTGGTCCGCCCCACCAGCTTCTACACCCGGCTGCTCGACGAAACCACGCACCCGTCGCTGCTGGCCGACGCGGCCGCGCGGGACGAAGCGTTCGGGCTGCTGCACGACGACAGCACCGACGACGTCCGCCGCGCGCTGGTGGCCGCGGAGCTGACCGACCTGTGGGCCGGCGACGTCCCGATGTTCACCGGCGAGCCCGGCTCCGCCGACGTCTGGGACGCCGAAGGCAACCGGCTGGCCGGCCTGCTCGGCA of Amycolatopsis solani contains these proteins:
- a CDS encoding MbtH family protein, which produces MSNPFEDENGTFLVLVNAENQHSLWPSTVDVPAGWRTVHGEDTRAACLEYVEQNWTDLRPASLVAAMR
- a CDS encoding MFS transporter, with the translated sequence MAGSGAGVAEPGAVTEPRDAAGVAPGPEASRAGKALPAAAAETRSATLEPSTAVKPRALPAPFLGLVFAMGLSSFGDAVWLIALSVTLVGTAGPALAGLVLALGSLPKVLTLLVGGAVADRTGPRRVLITTDLLRAGAMLGGAAAVLVAGPSVPLLAGLIVVMAVASAFFIPASDALRPNLLPPEHLVRGNAVYLAAVRGGQAGGGALGSWLAGLGGLVTVAVVNGVSFLVSAVAAGNTKTLTSKEPRERVKVRQLAKDVGEGCRYVAKRPALRTAMIVTGLLELSGAGPINLGLVLLGGSQGAGWLLTAMTLGASLAFVVSVKWPPREKAGRLATAGLAAQAGCLALLATGSTAVGIAAFFALGLVAGLTALVLVSLAQRWATPEMRGRVMSILALFTLAATPVGNLLIGVMVEALGVPLTMLAHAAVALVALALLVATPALGRAALTEEKKS
- a CDS encoding glutamate synthase-related protein, with the protein product MTALQASGFPEDLVRERARSGAAAVFPSATSYGTSLFGGSSSDSADLLESARLVPPVFVPRRLEKLIELGREPLYGDVSLSTSIGGFASSLPVYLSAFGSTQVAGAGLGAAASAQAGRLGIPMVIGENVVPVHGHGRAGGPSAGTLLERLRAYGDAVPDGLGGVVVQQSTEDADAEVWNLVYSDPSAASLLESGRLAFELKVGQGAKPGLGGMTLVSPSDAASLASLYAVDLTLGSSVLRSSSPGTFTPEILRQQIRLMRNNFPRAGVWVKLPPGRDVASAASVAWEAGADAVTVDGAEGGSGWTPLSFGPVGLPLGECLSRIGAPAGCLLASGRMWEGTRVAKVLALGARAAGLGRAALLAVDTDPESGLVRFAEALALELRLLLSALGQYQPDALTPEDVWFPGTSVPVREQVLS
- a CDS encoding asparagine synthetase A; this encodes MEYTDPPDPRTHLTSETTRHVLGLQHKLLAEARAFLGARGFTELLPPVIGPVTDPGGRGAKQVDVDFYGHRYKLMTSAILYKQASLLGFSKIFYVAPNVRLEPLETANTSRHLAEFHQLDVEVAGASRDDVLDLLQDLVAHVVRRVVEDAGDVLEALGRDSGAFTDLLGGAFGRLSHATAVETLRELGHPQSADAEIDWAGEAILSEKHARPFFLVDYPKGSRGFYDRESVSTPGVLRNFDLIAPEGYGELCSGSEREHDYGRIVTRMRETGENPAKYAWYLDLVRAGIPASAGFGLGVQRFTRYVAGLDAVWQATAFPKLPGVVSP
- a CDS encoding methylaspartate mutase; the protein is MTAARSVFSAFVAEHRRRRTLVVQPRMGFSDPAAMRRGLHAVAGAGVPAVGTVTLDSYTRTGQHDLAAMSIQSGVPLNGYPLVALGPAVTAELVADLPGFPVQVRHGSAQPEDIFAVMLESGLDASEGGPVSYCLPYSSVPLRTAAKSWSRSASLLAGQAVDCHLESFGGCMLGQLCPPGLLVALSVLECLFFAEHGVRSVSASYAQQTSPEQDAEALWAMRRLCAEELSTVDHHIVLYTYMGLFPESAAGARELVAESVRLAVRTGTERLIVKTTAEAHRIPTVEENVSALRLAHATALEQPAPGAPPGETEVYAQARLLVDEVRSLAPTLTEALPAAFERGLLDVPYCLHPDNGGETRCVLDDEGRLQWWHTGRMPLPPALGGRRGHDRVSATRLLADLSYHRRRLDPVLS
- a CDS encoding cobalamin B12-binding domain-containing protein produces the protein MTTFQIEQTPDRPAVSAEPALKFVLSSVQSDSHMWNLVALQLIMEEMGHEVVNLGACVPVGRLLEACRAERPDCLVISTINGHGHVDGARVISALRADAVLAGLPAVIGGKLGVHGDANSALEAELLALGYDAVFHVGAGDSGQAIESFREFVAANIRTLR
- a CDS encoding type 2 lanthipeptide synthetase LanM family protein; amino-acid sequence: MIPPQPNPATTTLPPTWWAAGLTPHERRPDGTRPAWVDFAEAALSRESADLGAALSRESGAWREAFAAVFRPFTDAARAAIAAAAAGSPAVDAAPVADGCAAQLGHQLAGLAARTLVLELGRARHKGILEGETPEARFADFVRRTGTPAGLTDLLHRYPVLARLAAQASLHAIAATTELLARFDADRVALTAFTGTDPGPLVEVSGGTGDAHQRGRSVRELRFAGGARVVYKPRPLDLHTAFTALVGWLNPRVPGLELASVDVLARPGYGWLRFVEHRPCADLTEVDRFYRRQGVLLALLHALDGTDVHFENIIAAGDQPVLIDIETLFQPVLPAESTETDPAAELLARSVHRTMLLPQMIVGEHGAVDISGLGGGRAAAPALERVDWLDAGTDRMRLVRVPGGVGTGVNRPTLGGIDIEPAEHGAALLAGFRAGYDAIAAGATEFAALLESCAGAGIRVLVRPTSFYTRLLDETTHPSLLADAAARDEAFGLLHDDSTDDVRRALVAAELTDLWAGDVPMFTGEPGSADVWDAEGNRLAGLLGTTPLATVRAKVAGMTTIDRRDQEWLITAALATRPDAETHTGCGVSDGILPSKTPEPAHLLSAACGVADAIIARASTSGGRVNWVGLELVDEKYWTVLPMGGGLGEGYPGVALFLAQLAELTGIDRYRDLAGKALSGLPSLVSALEADPDLAEAAGPGGLLGLGGVAYAAARLARLLDRPDLLDLCARTVAVMPAPTPRTSPRFTTGLAGGLVALRSVATQTGLEPATALAGAYAAELASRSIDPDLADPGFAHGAAGVDWALSGHPRETATLPPAKAATGHGWCSGLAGQVLAYAGDPDVLGGLDEQVRRLAAQEPLRDLSLCHGETGITDVLGVLAETGHAGAEAALATRTGLLLTAVEQDGARCGTPDGVPSPGLLTGLAGIGYGLLRLGFGPRVPSALLLQAPTR